A single region of the Neisseriaceae bacterium genome encodes:
- a CDS encoding Rne/Rng family ribonuclease, with protein sequence MLQQGIPLPKGLEAPPESVLVSVMPQETKVAFYENNELCEFHIERNFSLNTVGNIYLGKVKRILPGMQSAFVDIGLERAAFLHFVDLVENRVSPENPQRIEKIIFEGQSILVQVIKEPIGNKGARVTTQISLVGRHLVFLPQDNHIGVSQRIETEEQKAILRKKLESIIPNNHQGGFIVRTKASEATVEELEADLIFLDRFWKEIKSQSILRSSPSLIFKDLSLALRLLRDFVGSNTQKILVDSLVTFQEMRSFAESYCPIVLNKIFYFENNNEVDLFSFYHVDYKKALYPRVDLKGGGYLIIESTESMTTIDVNTGGFVGANNFQSTIYQTNLEACQVVARELRLRNIGGIIIVDFIDMEDKVHRAKVLQELAYYLSFDKTKVTLNGFTALGLVELTRKRTRSSLKNALTERCMHCGGYGYIKSIQTVCYEIMHLIYNEVNKFGYQSIKVVASSDVIECLLDEESLPLLRLCEALQTKITLVVGNEFEREDYELFAV encoded by the coding sequence ATGTTACAGCAAGGGATTCCTTTACCTAAAGGATTGGAAGCTCCTCCTGAAAGTGTTCTGGTTAGTGTGATGCCACAAGAAACCAAGGTAGCATTTTATGAAAATAATGAACTATGTGAATTCCATATTGAAAGGAATTTTTCTCTTAACACTGTTGGCAATATCTATTTAGGTAAAGTTAAACGAATTTTACCAGGAATGCAAAGTGCTTTTGTGGATATTGGTTTAGAGAGGGCAGCTTTTTTGCATTTTGTTGACTTGGTTGAAAATCGAGTTAGTCCTGAGAATCCTCAAAGAATTGAAAAGATTATTTTTGAGGGGCAGTCTATATTAGTTCAAGTGATTAAAGAGCCCATTGGTAATAAAGGAGCTCGTGTAACAACCCAGATTTCTTTAGTTGGTCGTCATCTTGTTTTCTTACCCCAAGACAATCATATTGGAGTTTCTCAGCGTATTGAGACAGAAGAGCAGAAAGCAATTCTAAGAAAAAAACTTGAATCTATTATTCCTAACAATCATCAAGGTGGCTTTATTGTTAGAACAAAAGCATCAGAAGCTACAGTTGAAGAGTTGGAGGCAGATTTGATTTTTTTAGATCGTTTTTGGAAAGAAATAAAAAGTCAGAGTATATTGAGATCTTCACCATCATTGATTTTTAAAGATTTGAGTCTTGCTTTGCGATTATTAAGAGATTTTGTGGGTTCCAATACTCAAAAAATTTTAGTTGATTCATTGGTAACTTTTCAGGAGATGCGTAGTTTTGCAGAGAGCTATTGTCCAATAGTATTAAATAAAATTTTTTATTTTGAAAATAATAATGAGGTTGATTTATTTAGTTTTTATCATGTTGATTATAAAAAAGCGCTTTACCCTAGAGTGGATCTAAAGGGAGGTGGCTATTTAATTATAGAATCTACAGAATCAATGACAACCATTGACGTTAATACTGGGGGATTTGTTGGTGCTAATAATTTTCAGTCGACAATCTATCAAACAAATTTAGAAGCTTGTCAAGTGGTGGCAAGAGAGCTCAGATTACGCAATATTGGTGGGATTATTATTGTTGACTTTATTGATATGGAAGATAAGGTACATAGAGCAAAGGTTTTGCAGGAATTAGCTTATTACCTCAGTTTTGATAAGACAAAAGTAACATTAAATGGATTTACTGCCTTAGGGTTAGTTGAATTAACACGTAAACGTACTAGAAGTAGTTTAAAAAATGCATTGACAGAAAGATGTATGCACTGTGGCGGGTATGGTTACATTAAATCAATTCAGACGGTATGTTACGAGATAATGCACTTGATTTATAATGAAGTCAATAAATTTGGTTACCAATCTATTAAAGTTGTTGCATCGTCAGACGTGATTGAGTGTTTATTAGATGAGGAGTCACTTCCTTTACTAAGACTTTGTGAAGCATTGCAAACTAAAATTACTTTGGTGGTAGGAAATGAATTTGAGCGAGAAGATTATGAGTTATTTGCAGTTTAG
- the cysE gene encoding serine O-acetyltransferase yields the protein MNNAYDKQKIYGQDLWENILSEVEQAVLDEPILAGFLHLTVLRSSNLAEVLAFHLSSRLSSQIMDPRALNEIFLDCFRENKEIINAVEEDILAYYQRDPACDQYSMPLLYYKGFHAIQTHRINQWLWKNNHRTLALFLQNRSSEVFGVDIHPGATIGQGIMSDHGTGLVIGETAVLGNDISLLHGVTLGGSGKETGDRHPKVRDGVMIGANASILGNIIIGEWSRIGAGSVVTRNVPPHVTVVGVPARIIDSTDNNMPSKEMNQILDYDMDFVI from the coding sequence ATGAATAATGCATACGATAAACAAAAAATTTATGGGCAGGATTTATGGGAAAATATTTTATCAGAAGTCGAACAAGCTGTGTTGGACGAGCCTATACTGGCTGGTTTCTTACACTTAACTGTTTTAAGAAGTTCTAATTTAGCAGAAGTCCTCGCATTTCATTTATCCAGTAGGCTATCTAGTCAGATTATGGATCCTCGTGCGTTAAATGAAATTTTTTTAGATTGTTTTAGGGAAAATAAGGAAATTATTAATGCAGTTGAAGAAGATATTTTAGCTTACTATCAAAGAGATCCTGCGTGTGATCAGTATTCTATGCCTTTACTGTACTATAAGGGGTTTCATGCTATTCAAACTCATCGTATTAATCAATGGTTATGGAAGAATAATCATAGAACTTTGGCATTGTTTTTACAAAATCGTAGTTCTGAAGTATTTGGTGTAGATATCCATCCAGGTGCTACTATTGGTCAAGGCATTATGAGTGATCATGGGACAGGTCTTGTAATAGGAGAGACTGCAGTATTAGGTAATGATATTTCTTTATTGCATGGCGTTACTTTAGGGGGGTCGGGGAAAGAAACGGGTGACAGGCATCCCAAAGTTAGAGATGGGGTCATGATTGGTGCAAATGCGTCAATTTTGGGTAATATTATCATTGGAGAATGGTCTAGAATAGGGGCTGGTAGTGTGGTCACCAGGAATGTACCTCCTCATGTGACTGTTGTGGGCGTCCCTGCCAGAATTATTGATTCTACAGATAATAACATGCCATCTAAAGAAATGAATCAAATACTGGATTATGATATGGATTTTGTTATTTAG
- the hemG gene encoding menaquinone-dependent protoporphyrinogen IX dehydrogenase, whose translation MKIAFIISSRFGYTRKIANFIASEFITMNPKYEINFFNLAEYPLMREIMVGCDVIVVGASVRYGKFDKNLFKMSQKYAHILNQKKTAFYAVNLVARKEGKNNPYHNIYTRKFLDRTNWKPSLVAVFAGELNYPMYRFWDKQVIRLIMKLTGGETDTSQKIEYTNWNEVTEFAHCIL comes from the coding sequence ATGAAAATTGCTTTTATTATTTCTAGTCGATTTGGATATACCAGGAAAATTGCAAATTTTATTGCAAGTGAATTTATCACCATGAATCCTAAATATGAGATAAATTTTTTTAATTTAGCAGAGTATCCTTTAATGAGAGAGATAATGGTAGGTTGTGATGTTATTGTGGTGGGAGCATCTGTTCGTTATGGAAAGTTTGATAAAAATCTTTTTAAAATGAGTCAAAAGTATGCACACATTTTAAATCAAAAGAAGACTGCTTTTTATGCTGTGAATTTAGTGGCTCGCAAAGAGGGAAAAAATAATCCCTATCATAATATTTATACGCGAAAGTTTTTAGATAGAACCAATTGGAAACCTAGTTTAGTTGCTGTTTTTGCAGGTGAACTTAACTACCCCATGTATCGATTTTGGGATAAACAAGTTATTCGTTTGATTATGAAACTAACCGGAGGAGAAACAGATACAAGCCAAAAAATAGAATATACTAATTGGAACGAAGTTACTGAATTTGCTCATTGTATATTGTAG
- a CDS encoding relaxase/mobilization nuclease domain-containing protein, with protein sequence MVKITSGGKDYNEVANHIDYISRNGKIDLHTSDNKILRRKFETINAKNEMGLYNEKLLYCNNGKNKTRQTYNMIFSLKCIEKGSEDILLQAVGKTLKEQFPNNYFVYSLHMDTEHPQVHVCLNKQDLELKKNIDLNPDILQKLKHNFSKELINNGIKVKLEPEQRSLSKRQKRREEYQKEEWKINDEYKRPTGVFELVAHGKSPYLNDKKNKESYFVSYKTSKGEIRTLWGKNLEGAIQYSNAQIGDDIRLKRTVIENQKLANWEIVVHQTEQQRKELEKEKEFKLKELQHKRQLNEQKGFWGAIQKLTLEREYRKQITKEKKVK encoded by the coding sequence GTGGTGAAAATAACCTCTGGTGGAAAAGATTATAATGAAGTAGCAAACCATATTGACTATATTTCAAGGAATGGAAAAATTGATTTACATACCTCAGATAACAAAATATTAAGACGTAAATTTGAGACAATTAATGCTAAAAATGAAATGGGACTGTATAACGAAAAATTGTTGTATTGCAACAATGGAAAAAACAAAACAAGACAAACGTACAATATGATATTTTCATTAAAATGCATTGAAAAAGGATCAGAAGATATTTTGCTACAAGCAGTGGGAAAAACTTTAAAAGAACAGTTTCCTAATAACTATTTTGTTTATTCATTGCACATGGATACAGAACACCCACAGGTACATGTATGTTTAAATAAACAAGATCTCGAATTAAAAAAAAATATTGATTTGAATCCAGATATCTTACAAAAACTAAAGCATAATTTTTCTAAAGAATTAATTAACAATGGTATAAAAGTAAAATTGGAGCCGGAGCAAAGATCTTTATCTAAGAGACAGAAAAGAAGAGAAGAATACCAAAAAGAAGAATGGAAAATTAACGATGAGTACAAAAGACCTACTGGCGTATTTGAGTTAGTGGCACACGGTAAATCTCCTTATTTAAATGATAAAAAAAACAAAGAAAGCTATTTTGTATCCTACAAAACGTCAAAAGGTGAAATTAGGACTCTTTGGGGTAAAAATTTAGAAGGGGCTATTCAATATTCTAATGCACAGATAGGTGATGATATTCGTTTAAAACGAACTGTTATCGAGAATCAAAAACTAGCTAATTGGGAAATAGTGGTACATCAAACTGAACAACAAAGAAAAGAATTGGAAAAAGAAAAAGAGTTTAAATTAAAAGAATTGCAACACAAAAGACAATTAAATGAACAAAAAGGCTTTTGGGGTGCGATACAAAAATTAACTTTAGAACGAGAGTACAGAAAACAAATCACAAAGGAGAAAAAAGTTAAATGA